A window of the Amycolatopsis solani genome harbors these coding sequences:
- a CDS encoding substrate-binding domain-containing protein, with amino-acid sequence MTSFRLAYVPGATPAKWVRTWGERMPEVPLTLLPVAAPDAAGLLRARDADAALLRSPIDRDGLHAIPLYTETTVVVVAKDHLIAAADEVSTVDLADEVVLHPLDDTLEWSSLPGRPAVSRPETTADAIELVAAGVGVLVVPQSLARLHHRRDLTYRPIGDAPQSSVALSWLEEETTELMEQFIGIVRGRTVNSTRGRPQAPAAAPAERKRPARKPAPPKPARRTGGGSGKRRRRS; translated from the coding sequence GTGACCTCGTTCCGCCTCGCCTACGTTCCCGGCGCGACCCCCGCCAAGTGGGTGCGCACCTGGGGCGAGCGGATGCCGGAGGTGCCGTTGACCCTCCTTCCGGTCGCCGCGCCGGACGCGGCGGGCCTGCTGCGCGCGCGGGACGCGGACGCGGCGCTGCTGCGCTCGCCGATCGACCGCGACGGCCTGCACGCGATCCCGCTGTACACCGAGACGACGGTGGTCGTGGTGGCCAAGGACCACCTGATCGCGGCGGCGGACGAAGTGTCCACGGTGGACCTGGCGGACGAGGTCGTGCTGCACCCGCTGGACGACACGTTGGAGTGGTCTTCCCTGCCGGGCCGTCCGGCGGTGTCGCGCCCGGAGACGACGGCGGACGCGATCGAACTCGTGGCGGCCGGCGTCGGGGTGCTCGTCGTCCCGCAGTCACTGGCCCGGCTGCACCACCGCCGCGACCTGACCTACCGCCCGATCGGGGACGCGCCGCAGTCGAGCGTCGCGCTGTCGTGGCTGGAGGAGGAGACGACGGAGCTGATGGAGCAGTTCATCGGCATCGTCCGCGGCCGCACGGTCAACAGCACGCGTGGCCGCCCGCAGGCACCGGCTGCGGCTCCGGCGGAGCGCAAGCGCCCGGCCCGCAAACCGGCGCCCCCGAAGCCGGCCCGCCGGACCGGCGGCGGCTCGGGAAAGCGCCGCCGCCGGTCCTGA
- a CDS encoding isoamylase, producing MIKISKSRAGTQRVTFSLPVGAPPGRVSVVGSFNDWTPGRHHLTPRSNGRRSASIDVDPGTVLHFRYLGENGHWFDDPDLADRADGNCVCTTA from the coding sequence GTGATCAAGATCAGCAAGAGCCGGGCCGGCACCCAGCGCGTCACCTTCAGCCTCCCCGTCGGCGCACCGCCCGGACGGGTGAGCGTCGTGGGTTCGTTCAACGACTGGACGCCCGGCCGCCACCACCTCACCCCGCGCTCCAACGGCCGCCGTTCGGCGTCGATCGACGTCGATCCGGGCACGGTGCTGCACTTCCGCTACCTCGGCGAAAACGGCCACTGGTTCGACGACCCCGACCTGGCCGACCGCGCCGACGGCAACTGCGTCTGCACGACCGCCTGA
- a CDS encoding metalloregulator ArsR/SmtB family transcription factor, whose translation MDGIAAALGDAARWRIVELLAERPRSVGELAELTGLRQPQTTKHLQTLARAGLVAVFPLGQRRVYALEAEPLAAFAGRVRELAEATAGHAGERDVVARYRAAIEADSALADGDRWADGREFAFDRLLAVPRETVWRHWTEPDLLASWWVPAPLTITDCVLEPRPGGRAVVAYRDADGEYRSEGRVQAADEPGRLVFDLAVPGPASFTGHYDLTLTEEPEGTRLRLGLRITATTREAVPFIAGIETGWGQVLDNLTAVLTEKG comes from the coding sequence ATGGACGGGATCGCAGCAGCACTCGGGGACGCCGCGCGGTGGCGCATCGTCGAACTCCTGGCCGAGCGCCCCCGCTCGGTCGGCGAGCTCGCCGAGCTGACCGGGCTGCGGCAACCGCAGACCACCAAGCACCTGCAGACCCTCGCCCGGGCCGGCCTCGTCGCCGTTTTCCCGCTGGGGCAGCGCCGCGTCTACGCCCTCGAGGCCGAGCCGCTCGCCGCCTTCGCGGGCCGGGTGCGGGAACTGGCCGAAGCCACCGCGGGCCACGCGGGCGAGCGGGACGTCGTCGCGCGCTACCGGGCGGCCATCGAGGCGGACTCCGCGCTCGCGGACGGGGACCGCTGGGCGGACGGGCGCGAATTCGCGTTCGACCGCCTGCTGGCCGTGCCGCGCGAGACCGTCTGGCGGCACTGGACCGAGCCGGACCTGCTGGCGTCCTGGTGGGTCCCGGCGCCGCTGACGATCACCGACTGCGTCCTCGAGCCGCGGCCGGGCGGGCGGGCGGTGGTCGCCTACCGCGACGCCGACGGCGAATACCGCTCCGAAGGGCGGGTCCAGGCCGCCGACGAGCCCGGGCGTCTGGTGTTCGACCTCGCCGTGCCGGGCCCGGCTTCGTTCACCGGCCACTACGACTTGACGCTCACCGAAGAACCCGAGGGCACCCGGCTGCGCCTCGGTCTGCGCATCACCGCGACGACCCGCGAGGCCGTCCCCTTCATCGCCGGCATCGAAACCGGCTGGGGTCAGGTCCTCGACAACCTCACCGCTGTACTCACCGAGAAGGGCTGA
- a CDS encoding dihydrofolate reductase family protein yields the protein MTDRTVTANLSLTLDGRYHGPAGPADMGAIVSYAMTDVARAHLTRIWEGATTAVLGRRNAEGFLGFWPAVAADENADPRDRGYAKWLVDVEKVVFSTTLTEAPWERTRVVNAPAADVVAELKAAGSGEILVNSSASVIKALLQADLLDRLYLMICPEIAGGGPRLFDDGLPASKWRLTHHETGELGETAVVYDRLR from the coding sequence ATGACCGACCGCACTGTGACCGCGAACCTGAGCCTGACCCTCGACGGCCGCTACCACGGCCCCGCCGGGCCCGCCGACATGGGCGCCATCGTCTCGTACGCGATGACCGACGTCGCACGCGCCCACCTCACCCGCATCTGGGAGGGGGCGACGACGGCGGTGCTCGGCCGCCGCAACGCCGAGGGCTTCCTCGGTTTCTGGCCGGCGGTGGCCGCGGACGAGAACGCCGACCCGCGCGACCGCGGCTACGCGAAGTGGCTGGTGGACGTGGAGAAGGTGGTCTTCTCGACCACGCTGACCGAGGCCCCGTGGGAGCGCACCCGCGTGGTGAACGCGCCGGCCGCGGACGTCGTCGCCGAGCTCAAGGCGGCGGGATCGGGCGAAATCCTGGTCAACAGCAGCGCGAGCGTCATCAAGGCGTTGCTCCAGGCGGACCTGCTCGACCGGCTGTACCTGATGATCTGCCCGGAAATCGCGGGCGGCGGGCCCCGGCTGTTCGACGACGGCCTGCCCGCGTCGAAGTGGCGCCTGACCCACCACGAAACGGGCGAGCTGGGGGAGACGGCGGTGGTCTACGACCGGCTGCGCTGA
- a CDS encoding bile acid:sodium symporter family protein yields MSRLRLDPFVLAILATVGVATLLPASGAVAAGFGTATSIAVGVLFFLYGARLSTQEALDGLRHWRLHAVVLGATFVLFPLLGLALFALPSSVLPAQLAAGVLFLAVLPSTVQSSIAFTSIARGNVAAAICSASLSNLAGIVLTPVLVALLLAGDGAGVDGSAVLGIVLQLLAPFVAGQLARRWIGGWIRSHAAPLKVVDRGSILLVVYTAFSAGMTEGIWHRLDLGHLLVLVAVCGVLLAIVLAATGWGARLLGFARADRITIVFCGSKKSLASGLPMATVLFGHAQVGLIVLPLMLFHQIQLIVCATLARRYAAAAERELVPA; encoded by the coding sequence ATGTCCCGGTTGCGTCTCGACCCGTTCGTCCTCGCCATCCTCGCCACCGTCGGGGTCGCCACCCTGCTGCCCGCTTCGGGCGCGGTGGCCGCCGGCTTCGGCACCGCCACCTCGATCGCCGTCGGGGTGCTGTTCTTCTTGTACGGCGCCCGCTTGTCCACGCAGGAAGCCCTCGACGGGCTGCGGCACTGGCGGCTCCACGCGGTCGTGCTCGGCGCGACGTTCGTGCTGTTCCCGCTGCTCGGCCTCGCGTTGTTCGCGTTGCCGTCGTCGGTGCTGCCCGCCCAGCTGGCCGCCGGGGTGCTGTTCCTCGCCGTGCTGCCCTCGACCGTGCAGTCCTCGATCGCGTTCACCTCGATCGCCCGCGGCAACGTCGCGGCGGCGATCTGCAGCGCGTCGCTGTCCAACCTGGCCGGAATCGTGCTCACGCCGGTGCTGGTGGCGCTGCTGCTCGCGGGCGACGGCGCCGGCGTCGACGGGTCGGCCGTGCTCGGGATCGTGCTGCAGCTGCTCGCGCCGTTCGTGGCCGGCCAGCTGGCGCGGCGCTGGATCGGCGGCTGGATCCGGAGCCACGCGGCGCCGCTGAAGGTGGTCGACCGCGGTTCGATCCTGCTGGTGGTCTACACGGCGTTCAGCGCGGGCATGACCGAAGGCATCTGGCACCGGCTCGACCTGGGCCACCTGCTGGTGCTCGTGGCGGTGTGCGGCGTGCTGCTGGCGATCGTGCTGGCCGCGACCGGCTGGGGCGCCCGCCTGCTGGGCTTCGCGCGCGCGGACCGGATCACCATCGTGTTCTGCGGGTCGAAGAAGAGCCTGGCGAGCGGCCTGCCGATGGCGACGGTGCTGTTCGGGCACGCGCAGGTGGGGCTGATCGTGCTGCCGCTGATGCTGTTCCACCAGATCCAGCTGATCGTCTGCGCGACGCTGGCCCGCCGCTACGCCGCGGCGGCGGAGCGGGAACTGGTGCCCGCCTGA
- a CDS encoding LysR family transcriptional regulator yields MLDPRLCRSFLAVAETRSFTAAARRLGVGQPTVSQHVRRLERDSGGLLFARDTHTVELTARGQAMLGFAQTIVDTEERAERHFRGAELRGRVRLGVSEDFALGELPEILHRLRRSHPLVDVELTVELSDVLAQRLRAGQLDLVLGKRRPGAHHGRLLWREPLVWIGSAATVLEPGQPVPLVQYPMPSITRQLAVECLERAGLEWRAACQTSSLTGLRAAAAAGLGVTLHARSLVPADLIELDGLPEPGDIEFMLLARESMAGPAAALAEFVLERVRR; encoded by the coding sequence GTGCTGGACCCCCGCCTGTGCCGTTCCTTCCTCGCCGTCGCCGAGACGCGCAGCTTCACCGCGGCCGCGCGGCGGCTGGGCGTCGGCCAGCCGACCGTCAGCCAGCACGTCCGGCGGCTCGAGCGCGACTCCGGCGGGCTGCTGTTCGCCCGCGACACCCACACCGTCGAACTCACCGCGCGCGGGCAGGCGATGCTGGGGTTCGCGCAGACGATCGTCGACACCGAAGAACGCGCGGAGCGGCACTTCCGCGGCGCCGAACTGCGCGGGCGCGTCCGCTTGGGCGTATCGGAGGACTTCGCGCTCGGCGAGCTGCCGGAGATCCTGCACCGGCTGCGCCGCAGTCACCCGCTGGTCGACGTCGAGCTGACGGTCGAGCTCTCGGACGTCCTGGCGCAGCGGCTGCGTGCCGGGCAGCTGGACCTGGTGCTGGGCAAGCGCCGCCCGGGCGCGCACCACGGGCGGCTGCTCTGGCGGGAGCCGCTGGTCTGGATCGGCTCGGCGGCCACGGTGCTGGAGCCGGGCCAGCCGGTGCCGCTGGTGCAGTACCCGATGCCGTCGATCACGCGGCAGCTGGCGGTGGAGTGCCTCGAACGCGCCGGCCTCGAGTGGCGCGCGGCGTGCCAGACGTCGAGCTTGACCGGCCTGCGCGCCGCGGCGGCGGCCGGGCTCGGCGTCACCCTGCACGCGCGCAGCCTGGTCCCGGCCGACCTCATCGAGCTCGACGGCCTGCCCGAACCCGGCGACATCGAGTTCATGCTGCTGGCGAGGGAGTCGATGGCCGGCCCCGCGGCGGCGCTGGCGGAGTTCGTGCTGGAGCGGGTGCGGCGCTGA